GAATTCGGCCCGGTCCACGAAATGGACCCGGAGCGCTTCCTACATCAGATCGCCGTGCACCTGGGTGGCGCGCACCGCCTCGCCAACCGGGTCCTGCCCGGCATGATCGCAAGGCAGCGTGGCGATTTCGTGCTGATCAGTTCCGACTGCGCCCCTGAACCTCGGCCGCAAACCGGTGCCTACAGCGCCGCGAAAGCCGGCCTCGAAGCGATGGCCCTGCAGTTGCGCATGGAACTCGAAGGCACCGGCGTCCGCGCCTCTCTGGTGCGTCCGGGCCCGACACTCACCGGCATGGGCATGAATTCGACCCCCGAGGTGGTCGGCCCGATGCTGCAGGCCTGGAAGGACTGGGGTTTCGCCCGCCACCCGTACATGCTGCGCGCCGAGGACCTGGCCGCCGCCGTGGTCGCGGTCGTCAGCGTGCCACGCGGCGCGCACCTGGTGCTGGTCGAAGTCCAGCCCGAAGCGCCGTTGCGCAAGGAGGACGCATGAAAATCGTCGCTGACCTGGATCTGTGCCAAGGGCATGCGGTGTGCCAGGACGAGGCGCCGGACGTCTTCAGCGTCCCCAAACGCGGCAAGGTCGAAATCGCCGACCCCGCAGCGGATTCCGCCGACGTGCAGCGCGCCGTCCGCTACTGCCCGACCCAAGCCCTCTCGATCCTGACCGAGAACCGAACCGAAGGAGCCCGGTGATGACCGGTTACCCCCGCACCGAACTCGACGAGATGGTGCAACGCTGGCTGGTGGAGAACCAGCGCTGCGAGGAGAAGGGCGACTGGAAGCCCCTCGCCGACATGTACACCGAGGACGCGACCTACGGCTGGAATTACGGCCCCACCCAGGAGTTCATGGCGGTCGGCCGCGAGGAGATCCGCGAACTCGCACTCGGGCAGGAGATGTTCGGCCTGGAAGGCTGGACCTACCCGTACCAGGAGTTCGTCATCGACGAGCGCAGCGGCACCGTCATCGGATTCTGGAAGCAGATCAGCGAACGCACCCGCGCGGACGGCTCGCACTACTCACCGCAGGGCATCGGCGGCAGCTGGTTCCGCTACGGCGGCGACTTCCAATGGTCCTGGCAGCGTGACTTCTTCGACTTCGGCAACGTCTCGGCCATGTTCCTGGAGATGATCCAGAACAATGCCCTGTCCGACGGCATGCAGCAACGCATCCAGCGTTCGGTCGCCGGCCCGCTGCCCGGCTGGTACCAGATCGGCGAAGCACCGGCCTCGCTGTGGTGAGCGAGCCTGCGAGCGAATCATGTGCCAGCGCGCAATTGCGCACGACGGAGCCGAGCGCTAGTGAGGCGGAGTCGTGAGCAATTTCGACGAGCTCGACCGGGCCACCCTCGCGCGGTTGCTCCCGGAGCTGCTGCTGTGCGGGCACCTCATCGACCGCTCCGGCATGGCGCACTGCATCGCCGCGTTCGGCCGCCCGGGCATGACCGCGGTCGCGATCGAGGAATGGCAGGTGGCCAGCCCGGTCTACACCCGCCGGATGCGCCAGGCGCTCGCCATCGAAGGCGACGGCGTCGACACCATCTTCAAGGGCTTGCAGCTCGACATCGGCGCGCCACCGCAGTTCATGGACTTCCGGTATCGCGTCGACGACCACGATCACGGCGAATTCTGGCTCGACCACTGCGGTGCGCTGCTGGACGTGGAACCGATGGGCCCGGAGTTCGTGGTCGCCATGTGCCACGACATGGAGGACCCGACCTTCGACGCGACCGCCCTTGCCACCAACCCGCACGCCCAGGTCCGGCCCATCCACCGCCCGCCGCGCACCCCCGCCGACCGGCATCCGATGTGCGCCTGGAAGGTCACCATCGACCCGGCCCACGAACCGCCGCCGATACCGCCGAACTCCGACGTGGTCGCGAATTCCTTTGCGGCGCAACTCGAACTCCCGGACATCGACCCGGGCGACGACGGCCGATCCGACTACGCGGGCGCACTGCTGAGCGACCTGCGCTTCGACGAGTTCTCCAGATCGGCGCTGATCCGCCTGGCCGACGAGGTCTGCCTGCAACACCACCTGCTGACCCTGGGCTTCCTCATCGCGGTCCGCGCCCGCACCGACCAGGCCACCGAGATCGGCCGCAAACAGTTCACCGGCATCGCCGGGATCACGTCCGAACGTCTGCGCGCGGCACTGGATCTCGGCGACGACACCGCCGCGCTGGCCACGGTACTGCGGCTGCATCCGGCCTGGAACCCGCTGTCCTACACCGGCATCCAGATCACCGAGACCGCGGACTCGGTGAGTATCCGGCTGCCGCGCAGAAGCGGCGCGCAGTCCGACGGCGTCTGGCCCGCCCTGCTCGACGCCGGCAACCTCGCACCACTCGAGGCGATGGCGCGCGGGGTGAACCCGCGTTCCTATATCCGGGCCGTCGAAGCCGACCAGTTCGGCTGGAGTGCCGAAATCGCCCTCGCGGCAGAACCTTTCCGGGAAGCTACAGAAGTGGCGATCACCCGATTCAGCAAGGGCGCCGCCTTCACCTTCACCGACCGCGGCATACCGCTGCCGTTCACCGTGGTGTAACGCACGACAAGGAAGAACCATGGCCAACAATTTCGCCGACCTGTACGAGCACTCCGCCGACGCGATGCCGGACCGGGTGGCCGTGGTCGAAGGCGACCAGCAGGTCACCTTCGCCGAACTCGACGCCAACGCCAACCGCCTGGCCCACTACCTGGCATCGGTGGGTGTGCGGGCGGGCACGCACGTCGGCTTCCAGATGCACAACGGCATCGCCACCATGGAAACGCTGATCGCCTGTTTCAAGATCCGCGCGGTCCCGATCAACATCAACTACCGCTACCGCGCCGACGAACTGCGCTACGTCTACGACAACGCCGACCTCGAGGTGCTCGTCTACCACGACACCTACGAGGCCGCGGTGCGCGAGGCGGCGCCCCAAGTGGCCTCACTGCGCGAGCTGATCGTCGTCGGCGAAAACCATGGCGGCGCAACGCCGTACGCCGACGCCGTCGCCGCCGGGGCCCCGGATCGCGACTTCGGCCCGCGCAGCGCCGACGACCTGTTCATGATGTACACCGGCGGCACCACCGGCCTGCCCAAGGGCGTGATGTGGCGCCAGGAGGACATGTGGCGCGTGCTGGGCGGCGGCATCGACTTCTACACCAACGAACCCGTCGCCGACGAATTCCAGCAGTCCCGCGTCGGTTCCGGTAACCCCCAAGCAACCTGGTTCGTGCTGCCGCCGCTGATCCACGCCGCCGCCATGATGCCCACCTTCACCGCGCTCTGGTCCGGCAACGCGGTGGTCTTCGAGCCGAAGTTCGATCCGCAGCGGATCTGGGAGGTGGTCGAGCGGCGCAAACCGCAGGTGCTCGTCATCACCGGTGACGCCATGGCCCGGCCGCTGATCGACGCCTACCGGGTGCGCCCGGTGGAATCCTCGCTGCTGGCCATCGGATCCGGGGCGGCGCTGCTGTCGCAGTCGGTGAAGAACACGCTGCTGGAGATGTTCCCCTCGACGGTGGTCACCGATTCCATCGGCTCCTCCGAAACCGGTTTCGGCGGAATCGGTTTCGCGCAGAAGGACGACAACCCGAGCCGCGGCCCGCGGGTGCAGACCGGGCGCGGCGCGGTCGTCGTCGACGATGACGGCAAGCCGGTCGGACCGGAGGAGGAAGGCTGGGTGGCCAAGACCGGCGCGGTGCCGCTGGGCTACTACAAGGACCCGGTGAAGACCGAGAAGCTGTTCAAGACCGTCGACGGCGCCCGCATGGTCATCACCGACGACCGGGCCCGCAAGGAATCCGACGGCTCCATCACCCTGCTCGGGCGCGGCAACATGGTCGTCAACACCGGCGGGGAGAAGGTGTTCGTCGAAGAGGTCGAGGCCGTGGTGAAGGCGCACGACGCGATCTACGACGCCGTGGTGATCGGGGTACCGCACGAGCGGTGGGGTCAGCAGGTCGCGGCGGTTATCTCGGCTTCGGGGAAGGTCGAATTCGCCGACTTGGAAGCCCACGTCCGGAAACATCTCGCGGGATACAAGATCCCGCGCCAGATCTGGGTGGCCGATCAGGTGCTGCGTTCGCCGAGCGGCAAACCCGACTACCGCTGGGCCAAAGACTATGCCGTGCAGCAGAAGCCGACCTATCAGGTGGATTGACCGATCTCGGACCACTGGTCGGCATAATGAGAACGTGTTCTAATTTGGCCGACCGCGCCCGACTTCCGCGCATCTGATGGAGGCAGGATCCTATGAGCACCACCGAAACCAAGGCCACCCTACCGGCTCGCGTCACGCCCGAGCTGATCAATCGGCTGACCGCCATGGTCGCCGCGAGCGACGCCGAGCCGTACGAGATGATCGAGGCCTACACCGGCGCGGCAGTCGGCCCATTGCCGCAGTCCAAGCCCGAGGACATCACCGCCGCCTACGCCAAGGCCCGTGCGGCGCAGAAGGAATGGGCGTCCTGGCCGCTGAAGCGCCGCCTGGAAGTGTTCGCACGCGCCCACGAACTGATGCTCGCCGAATGCGAGACCACCGCCGACCTGATCCAGATCGGCTGCGGCAAGGCCCGCCGCATGGCCGTCGAGGAATCGTGCGACGTGCCGATGGTCATCAGCCACTACCTCAAGACCGCGCGAAAGGTGCTGCGCCCCAAGCGTCGCGGCGGCCCGATGCCGGTGGTCACCAGCTCCACCGAGGAGCACCGGCCCAAGGGCGTGGTCGCGGTGATCGCGCCATGGAACTTCCCGTTCGCTATCGCGCTCTCGGATTCGATCCCCGCGCTGATCGCCGGCAACGGGGTAGTCCTCAAGCCGGACAACAAGACCGCGCTGTGCGCGCTGTTCGGCGTGGAGCTGCTCTACCGTGCGGGCCTGC
This DNA window, taken from Nocardia sp. XZ_19_385, encodes the following:
- a CDS encoding ferredoxin codes for the protein MKIVADLDLCQGHAVCQDEAPDVFSVPKRGKVEIADPAADSADVQRAVRYCPTQALSILTENRTEGAR
- a CDS encoding acyl-CoA synthetase, whose translation is MANNFADLYEHSADAMPDRVAVVEGDQQVTFAELDANANRLAHYLASVGVRAGTHVGFQMHNGIATMETLIACFKIRAVPININYRYRADELRYVYDNADLEVLVYHDTYEAAVREAAPQVASLRELIVVGENHGGATPYADAVAAGAPDRDFGPRSADDLFMMYTGGTTGLPKGVMWRQEDMWRVLGGGIDFYTNEPVADEFQQSRVGSGNPQATWFVLPPLIHAAAMMPTFTALWSGNAVVFEPKFDPQRIWEVVERRKPQVLVITGDAMARPLIDAYRVRPVESSLLAIGSGAALLSQSVKNTLLEMFPSTVVTDSIGSSETGFGGIGFAQKDDNPSRGPRVQTGRGAVVVDDDGKPVGPEEEGWVAKTGAVPLGYYKDPVKTEKLFKTVDGARMVITDDRARKESDGSITLLGRGNMVVNTGGEKVFVEEVEAVVKAHDAIYDAVVIGVPHERWGQQVAAVISASGKVEFADLEAHVRKHLAGYKIPRQIWVADQVLRSPSGKPDYRWAKDYAVQQKPTYQVD
- a CDS encoding SDR family oxidoreductase codes for the protein MPRFEPNPDRRPAIVAGASSGIGAATAIALAGLGHPVALGARRVDKCQELAEKIKADGGTAFAHRLDVTDADSVEEFVSAAENELGPTEILVSGAGDIEFGPVHEMDPERFLHQIAVHLGGAHRLANRVLPGMIARQRGDFVLISSDCAPEPRPQTGAYSAAKAGLEAMALQLRMELEGTGVRASLVRPGPTLTGMGMNSTPEVVGPMLQAWKDWGFARHPYMLRAEDLAAAVVAVVSVPRGAHLVLVEVQPEAPLRKEDA
- a CDS encoding nuclear transport factor 2 family protein produces the protein MTGYPRTELDEMVQRWLVENQRCEEKGDWKPLADMYTEDATYGWNYGPTQEFMAVGREEIRELALGQEMFGLEGWTYPYQEFVIDERSGTVIGFWKQISERTRADGSHYSPQGIGGSWFRYGGDFQWSWQRDFFDFGNVSAMFLEMIQNNALSDGMQQRIQRSVAGPLPGWYQIGEAPASLW